The DNA sequence GCACATCGAAAATCCGTGTACAACAGAAAATCGGTGAATCCAGTGTTTTGAGCGCGAAAAACCCAGGATTGGCGCCAATCCTGGGTCTCGCATGTAGCCGGAACTGTCGAACGCCTGCCGTGTGACCCCTGTCTTTTCCGGATCTACCGGCCGAACCAGTAGCTGAGCTTCACCACGAACACGTTGTCGGGCGGCGCGTCGAACACGGCGCGGGTGTCGCGGCTGAAGTCGAAGGTGCCGAACGGCTCCGTGCCGCTGCGCTGCTGCTGCCAGACCAGGAAGAGCGTGGACCCCGGCCGGTACTCCCAGCGCAGCACCGCGTTGCCGCGCAGGCTGCGGAAGTTGAAGTCCGGGTTGGGAATGGTGAAGTTCGTCGTGGCCGGGTTCCGGTCCGGGTCCAGCGTGTACTCCACCGTCCGCCCCTCGGCGTCGAGCACCTGGGTGATCTGCGCGGCGTCGTACAGCGTCTTCCGGATGGAGCGCGGCGCCGCGAATTCCTTGTAGCGGTCGAAGCTCCCGCTGGCCACCAGCGGCTGCGCGAACAGCTCCAGCGTCAGCGTGGGGCTGAACGTCCAGTTGAGGCGCGTGTTCATCGAGAGCTGGTGCTGCACCAGGTCCGAGAACACCACCCGCTGCCCGTAGAAGTTCGTGGCCGTGGAGTCGGCGAAGCGGGTGATGAACTGTGTGCGCGAGTGGTCCACGCTGTACGCCGGGCCCACCGAGAACTGCACGTTCGACGCGGGCTTCACCCGCACGCTCAGGTTGCCGCTGAAGGCGTGCGTGCCGTCGGTGCTGGTGCTGTAGTACGGGTTGGTGCTCAGCACCACCCGCTTGCGCGAGTCGGTGCTCACGTTCAGGAAGTACGTCACGTCCGACGGCCTGCGCACCACCGGCCCGCCGCGCGTCAGCCGGTCGTCGTCGAGCGCCGTGTTCCAGATCACGAACGAGCTGACGTTCCAGTAGTTCGCGAGTTGCGAGCCCAGGTAGGCGTGGAAGTCACGCCCGGTGAGGTCGCGGTCGAAGTTCACCTGCTGCTGCGAGCCGACGATGGCCACCAGGTTGCGGTACTGGCGCGTGGGCTTGTTCCACACCCGCAGCAGGTTGGCGTTCATCCAGACGTAATCGGCGCGCGGCAGGAACCCCAGGTCGTTCACCTCGAAGCCGGGGCTGCGGTAGTCCACCGCCGTCTCGAACTGCCAGGGCCCCGAGTCGCGCGCCAGCCGCGCGTATCCCCCGAACCCGCGCAGCGAAGTGAGCCCCGGCTCGAAGCGGCTGGTGAACAGCCCGTTGCTCCCCTCCCCCCGGTCAGGCCGCTGGAAGTAGCGCGCCGACGAGCGCTGCAGCCGCAGCATCGACGCGCTGTCGCCGCCCACCTCGGAGACCACGAAGTTGCCGATCAGCGACCAGGCGCGCTTGTCCCAGTACAGGTTCCAGTCCACCCCCGCCGCCTCGGCGCGGCTGGGGATCAGCGACTCCAGCGAGGGATTGTCGAACCAGCGCAGCACCGAGGTGCCGATCCCCCCCACCGTCAGGTTCCCCCCGCGCAGGTTCTGCTTCACCCGGCCCACGAAGTAGTTGGTGGGCGGCTCCACCTGCTCGGTGAAGCGGTCGCCGTCCTCGTCCTGCGCCAGCGCGCGCTCCGAGCGGGTGAGCGCGTCCATCACCCCCAGCTGCAAGCCGTTCCCCAGCCGGCCGCTGACCTTGGCCGCGCCCAGGATGGTGCTGCTCTCGGGCTGGTGGGTGAACACCGCCGGCTGCGACACGAACCCCTGCGGCGCCCGCCCGATGCGCCGCGAGTAGAAGGGCGACATCGACGAGATGTTGCTGCAGAAGTGGCAGTTGAAGTCGCCGAAGCCGAACAGCCCGCTCCCCTCCACGAAGAACGGGCGCTTCTCGTCGAAGAAGGTCTCGTAGGCCGACAGGTTCACCACCGCCGGGTCCACCTCAACCTGCCCGAAGTCGGGGTTGATGGTGGCGTCGAGCGTGAGCGTGCTGGTGAGCAGCGCCTTCACGTCGCCGCCGATGCGCCACGACGACTCGTGCGTGTGCTCGAAGGGGCTTTCCGGCTGCAGCGGGCGCACGAAGCTCTGCCGCGCCACCGCGTAGGGAAGGAGCTCCACCGAGCGGCGCTGCGGCGGGGTGCGCAGCGCCCCCAGGTGCCCGAAGCGCGAGGGGCCGCCCGTCTCGTTCTTCCCCCAGAACGACCACATGTCGGTCTCGTTCAGCCGCTCCACGTAGCGCCACACCTGCATCCCCCAGGTCTGCACGCTGTCACGCGGGAAGCGCAGCTGGCTGAAGGGCACGCGCAACTCCGCCGTCCACCCCGCCGAGTCGACGTGCGCGGCGGCGGTGTAGACGGGGTCCCAGCTGGGGTCGGCGTACGACGAGGCCTGCCCCGCGTCGCTCTTCACCCCCGACGGGTTGATGGTGAAGACGGTGCGGCCGGTGTGGTCGTGGTAGGTGTCGAGCACGAACTGCACGTAATCGCCGCCGGTGCTCTGGTCGCGCCGCGAGAGCTGCGCGTGCACGCCGCGCGCGCCCAGCGAGTCGACCATCCGCGCGCCGATGTACAGCGCCTCGGCGTCGTACGCGATGCGGACCTCGGTGGGCTGGGTGGCGGGCTTCCCCTCGTTGGGGTCCTGCTGGGTGAAGTTCGTGGCCGGCTGCGCCGTCTGCCACACGCCCTCGTCCAGCTTTCCGTCGATGGCGATGGGGGTGGTGCGCTCCACCGCGGCCAGGCGGGGCGTGGCGCCGGTGGCGTGGGCGCCGTTCTGCGCGGCGGCGGGCGCGGCAAACGCCGCCATCAGCGCGATGGAAAGGCGGGCACAACAGCGGGGAGGGCGCATACGGGTGCCGGTGGGGAGGGTTGCGGGTGCGGCGGCGCCGCGGGGGTGG is a window from the Longimicrobium sp. genome containing:
- a CDS encoding DUF5916 domain-containing protein — translated: MRPPRCCARLSIALMAAFAAPAAAQNGAHATGATPRLAAVERTTPIAIDGKLDEGVWQTAQPATNFTQQDPNEGKPATQPTEVRIAYDAEALYIGARMVDSLGARGVHAQLSRRDQSTGGDYVQFVLDTYHDHTGRTVFTINPSGVKSDAGQASSYADPSWDPVYTAAAHVDSAGWTAELRVPFSQLRFPRDSVQTWGMQVWRYVERLNETDMWSFWGKNETGGPSRFGHLGALRTPPQRRSVELLPYAVARQSFVRPLQPESPFEHTHESSWRIGGDVKALLTSTLTLDATINPDFGQVEVDPAVVNLSAYETFFDEKRPFFVEGSGLFGFGDFNCHFCSNISSMSPFYSRRIGRAPQGFVSQPAVFTHQPESSTILGAAKVSGRLGNGLQLGVMDALTRSERALAQDEDGDRFTEQVEPPTNYFVGRVKQNLRGGNLTVGGIGTSVLRWFDNPSLESLIPSRAEAAGVDWNLYWDKRAWSLIGNFVVSEVGGDSASMLRLQRSSARYFQRPDRGEGSNGLFTSRFEPGLTSLRGFGGYARLARDSGPWQFETAVDYRSPGFEVNDLGFLPRADYVWMNANLLRVWNKPTRQYRNLVAIVGSQQQVNFDRDLTGRDFHAYLGSQLANYWNVSSFVIWNTALDDDRLTRGGPVVRRPSDVTYFLNVSTDSRKRVVLSTNPYYSTSTDGTHAFSGNLSVRVKPASNVQFSVGPAYSVDHSRTQFITRFADSTATNFYGQRVVFSDLVQHQLSMNTRLNWTFSPTLTLELFAQPLVASGSFDRYKEFAAPRSIRKTLYDAAQITQVLDAEGRTVEYTLDPDRNPATTNFTIPNPDFNFRSLRGNAVLRWEYRPGSTLFLVWQQQRSGTEPFGTFDFSRDTRAVFDAPPDNVFVVKLSYWFGR